In Anabas testudineus chromosome 12, fAnaTes1.2, whole genome shotgun sequence, one genomic interval encodes:
- the tmem260 gene encoding transmembrane protein 260 isoform X2 — MAAKERTSWILTGALTACITALYVPSVQRTVPGGDSGELITTACELGVAHPPGYPLFTLLAHLAMYLLPSLSPAHSVNLMSSLLGAAACGTLCITVCRLAGPGPGAVLAGGLFAVSRLSWQWSMVAEVFTLNNLFVGLLFLLTTSFHCAENASQRKKIAHWGALCCGLGLCNQHTMVLYILVIVPWVLHRLYCHKELSFCGLVSLGVCFLAGFLPYIYLPVSSYLNAARWSWGDQTTLSGLLTHLLRTEYGTFSLAKTETPANLTSMLQAQIDHWLADLSLPVLVLAGLGLLLSSLDRTCRSVSWLLTFMLVIYSLFFAWRANLDISRPLLLGVVERFWLQSDAAVCVLAGLGLSRTHAELERRLGNGGVWKTTGWVLTIALLAHMVHTNHRKCDQSSNSVVERFGMELLASVPKDSIILTRGDLPGNSLRYLYYCQGVRSDVRLVDQEMMTYTWYVAKLGKHHPGVHFPGRWWDPVHPDEKGTFSLEQFLSHNTQRDTFACIGLPDGDSSWEHSFTRWPLGVCDYLVPVQRQFHPEEWAHRTRNMYNWSEPHNSFHPTSWEHVANEEMWQARMKTAFFLFDLAEMMQGEGKARLFGLSYTEIVEAHSDYPPNWDKNLALACERLLRSGHRGYTPDSLLTCSIQHFKLYLEKEPTDSQAPAIRSAITHLLKERDRFRHKQTS; from the exons GAGAGCTGATCACCACTGCCTGTGAGCTGGGG gTGGCTCACCCTCCGGGATATCCTCTCTTCACCCTGCTAGCTCACCTGGCTATGTATCTTCTGCCCTCACTATCTCCAGCCCACAGTGTTAACTTGATGAGTAGCCTGTTGGGTGCTGCAGCTTGTGGTACCCTCTGCATTACTGTCTGCAG GTTGGCAGGTCCTGGTCCTGGAGCAGTACTAGCTGGAGGGCTGTTTGCTGTGTCCAGACTGAGCTGGCAGTGGTCCATGGTGGCAGAGGTGTTTACCCTCAACAACCTTTTTGTTGGTCTACTCTTCTTGTTGACCACCAGCTTCCACTGTGCTGAAAATGcttcacagaggaagaag ATAGCACATTGGGGAGCGCTATGCTGCGGCTTGGGCCTGTGTAACCAACACACAATGGTGCTGTACATACTGGTCATTGTTCCTTGGGTCCTTCACCGACTCTACTGTCACAAG GAGCTGTCTTTTTGTGGCCTCGTGTCTCTGGGAGTGTGTTTCCTTGCTGGCTTTCTACCATACATTTACCTGCCCGTCTCCTCCTACCTCAATGCAGCGCGCTGGAGCTGGGGGGATCAGACAACCCTGTCAGGCCTGCTGACCCACCTACTGAGAACTGAATATGGCACATTCAGTCTA gCAAAGACAGAGACCCCTGCAAACTTGACTTCAATGCTACA GGCCCAGATTGACCACTGGCTTGCAGACCTTTCCCTTCCTGTTCTAGTGCTTGCAGGACTTGGTTTGCTGCTTTCCTCGTTGGACAG GACATGTCGCTCAGTGTCCTGGCTGTTGACTTTCATGCTGGTGATCTACTCACTGTTTTTTGCTTGGAGAGCAAACCTGGACATCAGCAGGCCCCTTCTGCTTGGAGTG GTTGAGCGTTTCTGGCTACAGagtgatgctgcagtgtgtgtgctggcagGCCTCGGTCTGAGCCGGACGCATGCTGAGCTGGAGAGGAGGCTGGGCAATGGGGGGGTGTGGAAGACCACAGGCTGGGTCCTCACCATAGCTCTGCTAGCACATATGGTGCACACCAATCATAG GAAGTGTGATCAGAGCAGTAACAGTGTGGTGGAGAGATTCGGCATGGAGCTTCTGGCCTCTGTTCCAAAAGACTCAATCATCCTGACCAGAGGAGATCTGCCTGGAAACTCGCTGCGTTACTTATACTACTGCCAAGGTGTACGGTCTGATGTGCGCCTGGTAGACCAGGAG aTGATGACTTATACTTGGTATGTGGCCAAACTGGGGAAGCACCACCCTGGGGTACACTTTCCGGGCCGATGGTGGGACCCGGTTCACCCTGATGAGAAGGGCACCTTCAGTCTGGAGCAGTTTCTGTCTCATAACACACA gagGGATACGTTTGCCTGCATTGGGCTGCCTGATGGAGATTCAAGCTGGGAACATAGTTTCACCCGCTGGCCTCTGGGTGTGTGTGACTACTTAGTGCCTGTTCAGAGGCAGTTTCACCCTGAAGAGTGGGCTCATCGCACTCGCAACATGTACAATTGGAGTGAGCCACATAACAG TTTCCATCCTACATCTTGGGAGCATGTTGCTAATGAAGAGATGTGGCAAGCCAG GATGAAGACggctttctttctgtttgacCTGGCAGAAATGATGCAGGGAGAGGGGAAAGCTCGCCTCTTTGGGCTTTCTTACACT GAGATTGTGGAGGCCCACTCAGACTACCCTCCAAACTGGGACAAGAACTTGGCACTGGCCTGTGAGAGGCTGCTCCGCTCGGGTCACCGAGGCTACACTCCAGACAGCCTGCTGACCTGCAGTATCCAGCACTTTAAACTCTACTTAGAGAAGGAACCCACGGATTCCCAGGCGCCCGCCATACGCTCGGCCATCACTCACCTActcaaagagagagacaggttcCGTCATAAGCAAACCTCATGA
- the tmem260 gene encoding transmembrane protein 260 isoform X1 produces the protein MAAKERTSWILTGALTACITALYVPSVQRTVPGGDSGELITTACELGVAHPPGYPLFTLLAHLAMYLLPSLSPAHSVNLMSSLLGAAACGTLCITVCRLAGPGPGAVLAGGLFAVSRLSWQWSMVAEVFTLNNLFVGLLFLLTTSFHCAENASQRKKIAHWGALCCGLGLCNQHTMVLYILVIVPWVLHRLYCHKELSFCGLVSLGVCFLAGFLPYIYLPVSSYLNAARWSWGDQTTLSGLLTHLLRTEYGTFSLAKTETPANLTSMLQAQIDHWLADLSLPVLVLAGLGLLLSSLDRTCRSVSWLLTFMLVIYSLFFAWRANLDISRPLLLGVVERFWLQSDAAVCVLAGLGLSRTHAELERRLGNGGVWKTTGWVLTIALLAHMVHTNHRKCDQSSNSVVERFGMELLASVPKDSIILTRGDLPGNSLRYLYYCQGVRSDVRLVDQEMMTYTWYVAKLGKHHPGVHFPGRWWDPVHPDEKGTFSLEQFLSHNTQRDTFACIGLPDGDSSWEHSFTRWPLGVCDYLVPVQRQFHPEEWAHRTRNMYNWSEPHNSFHPTSWEHVANEEMWQARMKTAFFLFDLAEMMQGEGKARLFGLSYTLYKEIVEAHSDYPPNWDKNLALACERLLRSGHRGYTPDSLLTCSIQHFKLYLEKEPTDSQAPAIRSAITHLLKERDRFRHKQTS, from the exons GAGAGCTGATCACCACTGCCTGTGAGCTGGGG gTGGCTCACCCTCCGGGATATCCTCTCTTCACCCTGCTAGCTCACCTGGCTATGTATCTTCTGCCCTCACTATCTCCAGCCCACAGTGTTAACTTGATGAGTAGCCTGTTGGGTGCTGCAGCTTGTGGTACCCTCTGCATTACTGTCTGCAG GTTGGCAGGTCCTGGTCCTGGAGCAGTACTAGCTGGAGGGCTGTTTGCTGTGTCCAGACTGAGCTGGCAGTGGTCCATGGTGGCAGAGGTGTTTACCCTCAACAACCTTTTTGTTGGTCTACTCTTCTTGTTGACCACCAGCTTCCACTGTGCTGAAAATGcttcacagaggaagaag ATAGCACATTGGGGAGCGCTATGCTGCGGCTTGGGCCTGTGTAACCAACACACAATGGTGCTGTACATACTGGTCATTGTTCCTTGGGTCCTTCACCGACTCTACTGTCACAAG GAGCTGTCTTTTTGTGGCCTCGTGTCTCTGGGAGTGTGTTTCCTTGCTGGCTTTCTACCATACATTTACCTGCCCGTCTCCTCCTACCTCAATGCAGCGCGCTGGAGCTGGGGGGATCAGACAACCCTGTCAGGCCTGCTGACCCACCTACTGAGAACTGAATATGGCACATTCAGTCTA gCAAAGACAGAGACCCCTGCAAACTTGACTTCAATGCTACA GGCCCAGATTGACCACTGGCTTGCAGACCTTTCCCTTCCTGTTCTAGTGCTTGCAGGACTTGGTTTGCTGCTTTCCTCGTTGGACAG GACATGTCGCTCAGTGTCCTGGCTGTTGACTTTCATGCTGGTGATCTACTCACTGTTTTTTGCTTGGAGAGCAAACCTGGACATCAGCAGGCCCCTTCTGCTTGGAGTG GTTGAGCGTTTCTGGCTACAGagtgatgctgcagtgtgtgtgctggcagGCCTCGGTCTGAGCCGGACGCATGCTGAGCTGGAGAGGAGGCTGGGCAATGGGGGGGTGTGGAAGACCACAGGCTGGGTCCTCACCATAGCTCTGCTAGCACATATGGTGCACACCAATCATAG GAAGTGTGATCAGAGCAGTAACAGTGTGGTGGAGAGATTCGGCATGGAGCTTCTGGCCTCTGTTCCAAAAGACTCAATCATCCTGACCAGAGGAGATCTGCCTGGAAACTCGCTGCGTTACTTATACTACTGCCAAGGTGTACGGTCTGATGTGCGCCTGGTAGACCAGGAG aTGATGACTTATACTTGGTATGTGGCCAAACTGGGGAAGCACCACCCTGGGGTACACTTTCCGGGCCGATGGTGGGACCCGGTTCACCCTGATGAGAAGGGCACCTTCAGTCTGGAGCAGTTTCTGTCTCATAACACACA gagGGATACGTTTGCCTGCATTGGGCTGCCTGATGGAGATTCAAGCTGGGAACATAGTTTCACCCGCTGGCCTCTGGGTGTGTGTGACTACTTAGTGCCTGTTCAGAGGCAGTTTCACCCTGAAGAGTGGGCTCATCGCACTCGCAACATGTACAATTGGAGTGAGCCACATAACAG TTTCCATCCTACATCTTGGGAGCATGTTGCTAATGAAGAGATGTGGCAAGCCAG GATGAAGACggctttctttctgtttgacCTGGCAGAAATGATGCAGGGAGAGGGGAAAGCTCGCCTCTTTGGGCTTTCTTACACT CTGTATAAGGAGATTGTGGAGGCCCACTCAGACTACCCTCCAAACTGGGACAAGAACTTGGCACTGGCCTGTGAGAGGCTGCTCCGCTCGGGTCACCGAGGCTACACTCCAGACAGCCTGCTGACCTGCAGTATCCAGCACTTTAAACTCTACTTAGAGAAGGAACCCACGGATTCCCAGGCGCCCGCCATACGCTCGGCCATCACTCACCTActcaaagagagagacaggttcCGTCATAAGCAAACCTCATGA